In Streptomyces durocortorensis, a genomic segment contains:
- a CDS encoding class I SAM-dependent methyltransferase — protein MSQEIHGTHSAEAAGPAEPEATRRAADEAESSRASRGWWDRNADEYQTDHGSFLGDDRFVWGPEGLDEAEAALLGPAASLKGLDVLEIGAGAAQCSRWLAGRGARPVALDLSHRQLQHALRIGGNVPLVEADAGRLPFRDASFDVACSAYGAVPFVADPVRVFREVHRVLRPGGRWVFSVTHPVRWAFPDEPGPEGLSVAASYFDRVPYVEQDEQGNAVYVEHHRTLGDRVRDVVAGGFRLVDLVEPEWPAWNDQEWGGWSPLRGNLIPGTAIFVCERD, from the coding sequence ATGAGCCAAGAGATCCACGGGACCCACTCCGCAGAGGCCGCCGGACCCGCCGAGCCGGAGGCCACCCGGCGGGCGGCGGACGAGGCGGAGAGCAGCCGGGCCAGCCGCGGCTGGTGGGACCGGAACGCCGACGAGTACCAGACGGACCACGGGAGCTTCCTCGGGGACGACCGCTTCGTCTGGGGCCCGGAGGGGCTGGACGAGGCGGAGGCCGCCCTGCTGGGCCCCGCGGCCTCGCTGAAGGGCCTGGACGTGCTGGAGATCGGCGCCGGGGCCGCCCAGTGCTCGCGCTGGCTGGCCGGCCGGGGCGCCCGCCCGGTGGCCCTCGACCTCTCCCACCGCCAGCTCCAGCACGCCCTGCGGATCGGCGGGAACGTCCCGCTCGTCGAGGCGGACGCGGGCCGGCTCCCCTTCCGGGACGCCTCCTTCGACGTGGCCTGCTCCGCGTACGGTGCGGTGCCCTTCGTCGCGGACCCCGTGCGGGTCTTCCGCGAGGTGCACCGGGTGCTGCGGCCCGGCGGCCGCTGGGTCTTCTCCGTGACCCACCCGGTCCGCTGGGCGTTCCCGGACGAGCCGGGGCCCGAAGGGCTGTCCGTCGCCGCCTCCTACTTCGACCGCGTCCCCTACGTCGAGCAGGACGAGCAGGGCAACGCCGTCTACGTGGAGCACCACCGCACCCTGGGCGACCGGGTCCGGGACGTGGTGGCGGGCGGATTCCGGCTGGTCGACCTGGTCGAACCGGAATGGCCCGCGTGGAACGACCAGGAGTGGGGCGGCTGGTCCCCGCTGCGCGGCAACCTGATCCCGGGCACCGCGATCTTCGTGTGCGAGCGGGACTGA
- the rpsA gene encoding 30S ribosomal protein S1, which translates to MTSSTETTATTPQVAVNDIGDADAFLAAIDETIKYFNDGDIVDGVIVKVDRDEVLLDIGYKTEGVIPSRELSIKHDVDPNEVVKVGDEIEALVLQKEDKEGRLILSKKRAQYERAWGTIEKIKEEDGIVTGTVIEVVKGGLILDIGLRGFLPASLVEMRRVRDLQPYVGKELEAKIIELDKNRNNVVLSRRAWLEQTQSEVRQTFLTTLQKGQVRSGVVSSIVNFGAFVDLGGVDGLVHVSELSWKHIDHPSEVVEVGQEVTVEVLDVDMDRERVSLSLKATQEDPWQQFARTHQIGQVVPGKVTKLVPFGAFVRVDEGIEGLVHISELAERHVEIPEQVVQVNDEIFVKVIDIDLERRRISLSLKQANESFGGDPASVEFDPTLYGMAASYDDQGNYIYPEGFDPETNDWLEGFEAQREVWETQYAEAQQRFEQHQAQVIKSREADEAAAAEGAAAPAGAAPAASGGSGGGSYSSESADNSGALASDEALAALREKLAGGQS; encoded by the coding sequence ATGACGAGCAGCACCGAGACCACCGCCACCACTCCGCAGGTTGCGGTCAACGACATCGGCGACGCGGACGCGTTCCTCGCGGCGATCGACGAGACGATCAAGTACTTCAACGACGGCGACATCGTTGACGGTGTCATCGTCAAGGTTGACCGGGACGAGGTTCTCCTCGACATCGGTTACAAGACCGAAGGTGTCATCCCGAGCCGCGAGCTCTCGATCAAGCACGACGTCGACCCGAACGAGGTCGTCAAGGTCGGCGACGAGATCGAGGCCCTGGTTCTCCAGAAGGAGGACAAGGAAGGCCGCCTGATCCTCTCGAAGAAGCGCGCTCAGTACGAGCGTGCCTGGGGCACCATCGAGAAGATCAAGGAAGAGGACGGCATCGTCACCGGTACCGTCATCGAGGTCGTCAAGGGTGGTCTCATCCTCGACATCGGCCTCCGCGGCTTCCTCCCGGCGTCGCTCGTCGAGATGCGTCGTGTCCGCGACCTCCAGCCCTACGTGGGCAAGGAGCTTGAGGCGAAGATCATCGAGCTGGACAAGAACCGCAACAACGTGGTCCTGTCCCGCCGTGCCTGGCTTGAGCAGACCCAGTCCGAGGTGCGCCAGACGTTCCTCACCACCCTGCAGAAGGGTCAGGTCCGCTCCGGCGTCGTCTCCTCGATCGTCAACTTCGGTGCCTTCGTGGACCTGGGTGGCGTCGACGGTCTCGTGCACGTCTCCGAGCTCTCCTGGAAGCACATCGACCACCCCTCCGAGGTTGTCGAGGTCGGCCAGGAAGTCACCGTCGAGGTCCTCGACGTCGACATGGACCGCGAGCGCGTCTCCCTGTCGCTCAAGGCGACGCAGGAAGACCCGTGGCAGCAGTTCGCCCGGACGCACCAGATCGGTCAGGTCGTCCCGGGTAAGGTCACCAAGCTCGTTCCCTTCGGTGCGTTCGTCCGCGTCGACGAGGGCATCGAGGGTCTGGTCCACATCTCCGAGCTGGCCGAGCGCCACGTGGAGATCCCGGAGCAGGTCGTCCAGGTCAACGACGAGATCTTCGTCAAGGTCATCGACATCGACCTTGAGCGCCGTCGCATCAGCCTCTCGCTGAAGCAGGCCAACGAGTCCTTCGGTGGCGACCCGGCCTCGGTCGAGTTCGACCCGACCCTGTACGGCATGGCCGCGTCCTACGACGACCAGGGCAACTACATCTACCCCGAGGGCTTCGACCCCGAGACCAACGACTGGCTCGAGGGCTTCGAGGCGCAGCGCGAGGTCTGGGAGACGCAGTACGCCGAGGCGCAGCAGCGCTTCGAGCAGCACCAGGCCCAGGTCATCAAGTCCCGCGAGGCCGACGAGGCTGCCGCTGCCGAGGGCGCTGCCGCCCCGGCCGGCGCTGCTCCGGCCGCCTCCGGCGGCTCCGGTGGCGGCTCGTACTCCTCGGAGTCGGCGGACAACTCCGGCGCCCTGGCGTCGGACGAGGCCCTGGCCGCGCTGCGCGAGAAGCTGGCGGGCGGCCAGAGCTGA
- a CDS encoding right-handed parallel beta-helix repeat-containing protein, whose amino-acid sequence MRTRTPFTVLLAASLATGWLALTSTASASPTTNTAAMIDVSTAAQLKSALTSASPGDTIRLADGTYTGNFKATRPGTSGARITLTGSSRAVLTAGGGYGLHLNGASHWTVQGVTIKGGQKGIMADAARGVVIDSVTVHDLDMEGVHFRKSSRDGVLKNSRIYDTGLNGRGMGEGVYVGSAGDLSDRSDNVQILNNTIGPGVGGENIDIKEGTTGARIIGNTFDGSGLTGANYDDSWVDVKGNNVLVEGNKGSRTTNNGYETHTQQSGWGCGTVFRNNTSNLSGATGGRQLAINVTNNSAGCRTTVYASNTVTGGKGLTNIAVTP is encoded by the coding sequence ATGCGCACCCGCACTCCGTTCACCGTCCTGCTCGCCGCCTCCCTCGCGACCGGCTGGCTCGCCCTGACCTCCACCGCGAGCGCCTCCCCCACGACGAACACCGCAGCCATGATCGACGTGTCCACCGCCGCCCAGCTGAAGTCGGCGCTCACCTCCGCCTCCCCCGGCGACACGATCCGGCTCGCCGATGGCACGTACACCGGGAACTTCAAGGCCACCCGGCCCGGCACCTCCGGGGCCCGGATCACCCTGACCGGTTCCAGCAGGGCGGTCCTGACGGCGGGCGGCGGCTACGGGCTCCACCTGAACGGAGCGTCGCACTGGACCGTCCAGGGGGTCACGATCAAGGGCGGCCAGAAGGGCATCATGGCCGACGCGGCGAGAGGCGTCGTCATCGACTCGGTGACCGTGCACGATCTGGACATGGAGGGAGTCCACTTCCGTAAATCCTCCAGGGACGGCGTCCTGAAGAACTCCCGCATCTACGACACCGGACTCAACGGCCGCGGCATGGGCGAGGGCGTGTACGTCGGGTCGGCCGGTGATCTCTCCGACCGGAGCGACAACGTGCAGATCCTCAACAACACGATCGGCCCCGGTGTCGGCGGTGAGAACATCGACATCAAGGAAGGGACCACCGGCGCCCGGATCATCGGCAACACCTTCGACGGCAGCGGTCTCACCGGCGCCAACTACGACGACTCCTGGGTCGACGTGAAGGGCAACAACGTCCTGGTGGAAGGCAACAAAGGGTCCCGCACCACCAACAACGGCTACGAGACCCACACCCAGCAGAGCGGCTGGGGCTGCGGCACAGTCTTCCGCAACAACACCTCGAACCTGTCCGGTGCCACCGGCGGCCGGCAGCTCGCCATCAACGTCACCAACAACAGCGCCGGCTGCCGCACCACCGTGTACGCGAGCAACACCGTCACCGGCGGCAAGGGTCTGACCAACATCGCCGTCACGCCGTAG